A genomic stretch from Sphingobacterium sp. ML3W includes:
- a CDS encoding phosphotransferase: MKSVFPATYSTLCPTALSSLISEKYRLENVQCKFLLRGVGDTYLIEASEAKFILRVYRSSHRSLPQIREEVKLLQALEQAKVSVSYPITDVFGEAIQKLEAVEGERYAVLFSFARGRVVQLLSENQLRVLGSEMARFHNIASTISLGEARWSFDLETTVFKPLEKLRSIFKENVEGHSWLCEMAHRVEQKLSQIDIERFSKGYCHFDFLPKNFHFENDSVTFFDFDFMGSGWLVNDIMTFWQHLILDVYTGRMTQQAANESYRIFIDGYRLNRPIRDEELAAVPYLSLGFWLFYMGFHTTHDQFTAFSQPPHLNFYTAFLKHIVDNYWDK, encoded by the coding sequence ATGAAATCCGTTTTTCCTGCTACTTATTCGACACTATGTCCAACTGCATTATCTTCGCTGATTTCAGAGAAATATAGACTTGAAAATGTTCAATGTAAATTTCTGCTTCGCGGGGTAGGGGATACCTATCTCATAGAAGCTTCTGAAGCCAAATTTATATTGCGGGTTTATCGTTCATCGCATCGAAGTTTACCGCAGATAAGGGAGGAAGTGAAATTGTTGCAAGCTTTAGAGCAGGCAAAGGTCTCTGTATCCTATCCGATCACTGATGTTTTTGGAGAAGCAATACAGAAACTCGAAGCAGTAGAGGGGGAGCGTTATGCGGTGTTGTTCAGTTTTGCACGAGGTCGGGTCGTCCAGTTATTGAGTGAAAATCAGCTCCGTGTTTTGGGAAGCGAAATGGCACGTTTTCACAATATCGCATCCACAATTAGTTTGGGAGAAGCAAGATGGAGTTTTGATCTTGAAACAACAGTTTTTAAACCTCTGGAAAAACTAAGGTCCATATTTAAGGAAAACGTCGAAGGACATAGCTGGCTTTGTGAAATGGCTCATCGTGTTGAACAAAAATTGTCGCAAATTGATATAGAGAGGTTTTCAAAGGGCTATTGCCATTTTGATTTTCTGCCCAAAAATTTTCATTTCGAGAATGATTCGGTGACTTTCTTTGATTTTGATTTCATGGGTTCCGGTTGGCTGGTGAATGATATCATGACCTTTTGGCAACATCTCATCTTAGATGTATACACCGGAAGGATGACACAGCAGGCTGCTAATGAATCATATCGTATTTTTATAGATGGTTATCGTCTCAATCGCCCTATCAGAGATGAGGAATTAGCTGCAGTACCCTATCTTTCATTGGGATTTTGGCTTTTCTATATGGGATTCCATACTACCCACGATCAATTCACTGCATTTAGCCAACCCCCGCATTTAAATTTTTACACAGCCTTTTTAAAACATATCGTGGATAATTATTGGGACAAGTGA
- a CDS encoding DKNYY domain-containing protein, producing the protein MASILRNRQVKKYFFFLACILLSFCTSCKDIGELADKQKSSSYFIDSKGQVVYCQNGNWFSLGVLQMQADAKSFEVLAEDIGKDKDSVYFRNMTQKLVDKNSFYVDNQVPKDRFHVYYIDHVLGFNIIEGADPKTYEIISNHINWARDKDHYFYSNDMIQADRETFAFVNDFFLKDKDSVYVSPNIGNFRSVMPNTGNVEAINKYYMRIANTICYPPFQQGSTAITKSFDSIHTIRMLDQDIICVNNKTILFRGKDFKYTDVDATSFQLFPVDEKGGIYEDNPYSKDKNHIYYNQELVPDADVKTFIPIGRDFGKDTKNVYYRKQRLEGVDAASFKKDGDFYKDKRGNKFSALTGNKV; encoded by the coding sequence ATGGCATCGATTCTACGAAACAGGCAAGTGAAAAAATACTTTTTTTTCCTGGCTTGTATTTTACTCAGTTTTTGTACCTCATGTAAGGATATTGGCGAACTGGCTGATAAGCAAAAATCGAGTTCCTATTTTATCGATTCCAAAGGACAGGTAGTCTATTGTCAGAATGGGAATTGGTTTAGCTTGGGCGTATTGCAAATGCAGGCTGATGCAAAATCGTTTGAGGTTTTGGCAGAAGATATAGGCAAAGACAAAGACTCGGTTTACTTTCGTAATATGACACAGAAACTGGTAGACAAGAATTCCTTTTATGTCGACAATCAAGTTCCTAAAGATCGTTTTCACGTATATTATATTGATCACGTCTTGGGCTTTAATATCATTGAAGGAGCAGATCCAAAAACGTATGAAATAATAAGCAATCATATCAACTGGGCTCGGGACAAAGACCATTACTTCTACTCTAATGATATGATACAGGCCGATCGGGAAACTTTTGCATTCGTCAATGACTTTTTTCTGAAGGATAAAGATTCTGTTTATGTTTCGCCTAATATCGGAAACTTTAGATCAGTCATGCCTAACACCGGAAATGTTGAAGCCATAAACAAGTATTATATGAGAATCGCAAATACAATATGCTATCCCCCTTTTCAGCAGGGCTCTACTGCCATAACGAAATCATTTGATTCCATACATACCATTCGCATGCTTGATCAGGATATAATTTGTGTGAACAATAAAACCATCCTATTCCGAGGCAAAGATTTTAAATACACAGATGTTGATGCCACCTCCTTTCAGTTATTTCCCGTGGATGAAAAAGGTGGAATATATGAAGACAACCCTTATTCAAAAGACAAGAACCATATATACTATAATCAGGAACTAGTTCCTGATGCGGATGTAAAGACATTTATACCCATCGGTCGTGATTTCGGAAAAGACACTAAAAATGTATATTATCGAAAACAACGGCTAGAAGGTGTAGATGCAGCAAGCTTTAAAAAAGACGGTGATTTTTATAAAGACAAACGAGGTAATAAATTCAGCGCTTTGACAGGAAATAAAGTGTAA
- a CDS encoding ferritin-like domain-containing protein: MKKITPHNEPLLTSDSEFEKRDLGRRDFLKFAGAGAASLAILGVASCKKDRDDDMDNGGKGMYFGSGDIAILNYAYALEQLEAAFYIQLVNNPYSGISDMEKAFFTDIRDHEIAHREFFKVALGAKAISSLEFNLSGINFSSRASVLATAKTFEDLGVSAYNGAGWLIKDPNYLLLAGKIVSVEARHAAWVRDMIDNGSFANQEVVDSNGLDLAKSPSVVLSAAAPFIKSKIDVKDLPTY; the protein is encoded by the coding sequence ATGAAAAAGATAACACCACACAATGAGCCACTATTGACCTCCGATAGTGAATTTGAAAAGAGAGATCTCGGACGTAGAGATTTTCTGAAATTTGCAGGTGCCGGTGCCGCCTCACTCGCCATTCTTGGGGTGGCAAGTTGTAAAAAAGACCGTGATGACGATATGGATAATGGTGGTAAAGGCATGTACTTCGGTAGTGGGGATATTGCCATCTTAAACTATGCATACGCACTTGAACAGCTTGAAGCTGCGTTTTACATCCAGTTAGTCAATAATCCTTATTCTGGTATTTCCGATATGGAAAAAGCTTTCTTTACAGATATCCGTGACCACGAGATTGCCCATCGCGAGTTTTTTAAAGTGGCTTTGGGAGCGAAAGCGATATCTAGTCTTGAATTCAATTTGTCAGGTATTAATTTTAGCAGTCGAGCATCCGTCTTAGCCACCGCCAAAACATTTGAAGATCTTGGTGTTTCAGCTTATAACGGTGCCGGTTGGTTGATTAAAGATCCGAACTATCTCCTTTTAGCAGGTAAAATCGTATCGGTTGAGGCCAGGCATGCTGCCTGGGTGCGGGATATGATAGACAATGGTAGTTTTGCTAACCAAGAAGTTGTCGATTCAAATGGGCTTGACCTAGCCAAGAGCCCTAGCGTAGTTTTGAGCGCTGCGGCACCATTTATCAAATCAAAAATAGATGTAAAGGATCTACCCACCTATTAA
- a CDS encoding ferritin-like domain-containing protein, with protein MNLLNVFEQINAVDPEFSDRISPRREAIKNLASMSKKVTLAALPFFISELFKKAYGATAPTDVNGVLNYALTLEYLEAEYYTMGVAKAGLIPSGRPLGAITTIRDHEVAHVNFLKQVLGNKAVSKPTFDFTAGGTFGNVFSNYDTFLAIAQAFEDTGVRAYKGQAGILLGNRVVLTAALQIHSVEARHASHIRQMRRARGGGAADQKPWITGSNDSGIGAVVDPIYAGENNITQAGVDITGLSGAMGKISTNAATQSFDEPLSAEAVLNIAGLFIKA; from the coding sequence ATGAATCTCTTAAACGTTTTTGAACAAATAAATGCTGTAGATCCTGAATTTAGTGATCGCATCAGTCCACGTCGCGAAGCTATTAAAAACCTGGCTTCTATGAGCAAAAAAGTAACATTAGCGGCACTCCCTTTTTTTATTAGTGAGCTCTTTAAAAAGGCTTATGGTGCCACTGCACCCACTGATGTCAATGGTGTGCTTAACTATGCCTTGACCTTGGAATATCTCGAAGCAGAATACTATACGATGGGTGTTGCCAAAGCTGGTCTTATTCCATCGGGTAGGCCACTTGGTGCCATCACCACAATCCGCGACCATGAAGTTGCTCATGTCAATTTCCTCAAACAGGTACTTGGCAATAAAGCTGTTTCCAAGCCTACATTTGATTTTACCGCTGGTGGTACCTTTGGTAATGTCTTTAGCAATTACGACACCTTTTTAGCTATCGCACAAGCTTTTGAAGATACTGGAGTACGAGCATACAAAGGACAGGCCGGAATACTCCTTGGTAATCGGGTTGTACTTACAGCAGCTTTACAGATCCATTCGGTAGAAGCGAGACATGCTTCCCACATCCGTCAGATGCGACGTGCCCGCGGCGGTGGCGCAGCTGATCAAAAACCATGGATCACAGGAAGCAACGACTCCGGCATCGGTGCAGTTGTAGACCCTATATATGCTGGTGAAAACAATATTACACAAGCTGGAGTGGACATCACAGGCCTCTCTGGCGCTATGGGAAAAATATCAACAAATGCGGCTACCCAGTCTTTTGATGAACCTCTTTCTGCAGAAGCTGTACTTAATATCGCAGGTTTATTTATTAAAGCATAA
- a CDS encoding anti-sigma factor has product MLFWDQLSKAVYLNIEQMPIAPKGKQYQLWAMVDGQPVNAGVFPLDVKVDGTSKMLDIPKAQAFAITLEDEGSKDVPTLSELCVMGGI; this is encoded by the coding sequence TTGTTATTTTGGGATCAGCTCTCGAAAGCAGTTTACCTAAATATCGAGCAAATGCCTATCGCGCCAAAAGGTAAGCAATATCAATTATGGGCGATGGTTGATGGTCAGCCGGTGAATGCTGGCGTATTTCCATTGGATGTAAAAGTAGATGGTACAAGCAAAATGCTAGACATTCCCAAAGCGCAAGCTTTTGCTATTACACTCGAGGATGAGGGCAGCAAAGACGTACCTACGCTTAGTGAACTTTGTGTCATGGGTGGTATCTAA
- a CDS encoding helix-turn-helix domain-containing protein produces MRKENSTNAINEKALQQYCSAFKTLSLISGRWKLSILFKLLKTKTSYSEFKLLLPEISDRTLSKQLNELVDDGLILKNKSKVSSMYTLTNKGLKLEKILIDLSAFHD; encoded by the coding sequence ATGCGTAAAGAAAATTCGACTAATGCCATCAATGAAAAAGCACTACAACAATATTGCAGTGCTTTTAAAACACTATCATTAATTAGTGGGCGGTGGAAGCTTTCCATTTTATTCAAATTGCTTAAAACTAAGACAAGCTATTCGGAGTTCAAACTCCTTCTGCCTGAAATAAGCGACCGGACGCTTTCTAAACAATTGAATGAATTAGTGGATGATGGATTGATCTTAAAGAATAAGAGTAAAGTTTCGTCGATGTATACATTGACAAATAAAGGCCTGAAACTCGAGAAAATTTTAATCGATCTTTCTGCATTTCATGATTAA
- a CDS encoding VOC family protein: protein MDLRNNIIGFHHISIKAKDFEHTVDFYKNFGFEIVHSWSLPDFNLEKCVMLHNRAINYYLEICDENGAIPTQGRKRKPDDEYIENALLHICFVVKDADTARKQALEYGAKDLSQGLFELDLSNGTKTVSVRNSLVYSPNGEVIEFLEKIDFG from the coding sequence ATGGATTTAAGAAATAATATCATCGGTTTTCATCATATATCTATTAAAGCTAAAGACTTTGAGCATACTGTAGATTTTTATAAGAATTTTGGCTTCGAAATAGTACATAGCTGGTCTTTACCGGATTTCAATTTAGAAAAATGTGTGATGCTTCATAATAGAGCTATCAATTATTATTTAGAGATATGTGATGAAAATGGAGCTATACCTACACAGGGCAGAAAAAGAAAACCGGATGACGAATACATTGAGAATGCTTTGCTTCATATATGTTTCGTTGTAAAAGATGCGGATACGGCAAGAAAACAAGCTCTTGAATATGGAGCCAAAGACCTAAGTCAAGGCTTGTTTGAGTTGGATTTATCAAATGGTACCAAAACTGTTTCTGTGAGAAATAGTTTGGTATACAGTCCTAATGGGGAAGTGATAGAGTTTCTGGAAAAAATAGATTTTGGTTAA
- a CDS encoding DUF1080 domain-containing protein: MKKCIYIILAAALMFGSCAGMKGNSDKTGWKPLFDGKDINDWFVKIHHHEVGENYGNTFRVEDGIIKIRYDQYGDFNDQFGHLYYKTPFSYYHLKFEYRFVGDLHKGAPSYTLRNSGVMFHSQDPRTMLKEQDWPISVEMQLLGGLSDGQPRPTGNMCSPGTNVVYQGKIASSHCLNSTSKTYDGDQWVKGELIVLGDSLIKHIINGDTVLEYAKPQIGGGTANGYDPKIKIDGKLLSSGFIALQSEGQPVDFKNIWIKELPRPSK, encoded by the coding sequence ATGAAAAAATGTATTTATATAATTCTAGCCGCTGCTCTGATGTTTGGTAGCTGTGCAGGAATGAAGGGAAATTCCGATAAGACAGGTTGGAAACCATTATTTGACGGAAAGGATATTAATGATTGGTTTGTCAAAATTCATCACCACGAAGTTGGTGAGAATTACGGGAATACCTTTAGGGTTGAAGATGGAATTATTAAGATCAGGTACGATCAATACGGTGATTTCAATGATCAGTTTGGTCATTTATATTATAAAACACCATTTTCTTATTATCACCTGAAATTTGAATACAGATTTGTGGGTGATCTTCATAAAGGAGCACCTTCATACACATTACGCAATAGTGGTGTCATGTTTCATTCACAAGATCCCCGAACAATGTTGAAAGAGCAAGATTGGCCCATTTCTGTGGAAATGCAGCTTTTGGGTGGTTTAAGTGATGGCCAGCCACGGCCTACAGGTAATATGTGTTCCCCAGGGACTAATGTGGTTTACCAAGGTAAGATCGCTTCTTCACACTGTTTAAATTCGACTTCCAAGACTTATGATGGTGATCAATGGGTTAAAGGTGAATTGATTGTATTAGGTGATTCACTGATCAAACATATTATTAACGGTGATACCGTTCTTGAATACGCAAAACCGCAGATCGGAGGGGGGACAGCAAATGGGTATGATCCCAAAATTAAGATTGATGGTAAATTGTTGAGTAGTGGATTTATCGCCTTGCAGAGTGAAGGGCAACCGGTAGATTTTAAAAATATCTGGATCAAAGAACTCCCCCGACCAAGCAAGTAA